Proteins found in one Triticum aestivum cultivar Chinese Spring chromosome 4D, IWGSC CS RefSeq v2.1, whole genome shotgun sequence genomic segment:
- the LOC123096627 gene encoding uncharacterized protein At1g28695-like: MVIGQKNAEGSIQRSCLPRLLCAREQYSALLLFVAVAAVCLLVVVGSGTYALSSPADVGGEMEQRFFNIFPRQAAQAGASDDELEAALRGAADANRTLIVSVLNKAYAEEGGLLDLFIESLKQGEGTGHLIGHVLLVAMDEPAFRRCSGLGGVRCYLLPPAAATNSTNLSSEQLYMSGGFIRMMWRRIRLLGDILKHGYSFIFTDMDVMWLRNPFPSLNRTEEEDLLISTDGFKGRPEDYLGHELNTRFFFVAASNRTAAMFDEWHAAREASEGMKEQDVLNQMKQQGAFRRLGVRVRVLDTARFSGFCQDSQDARQVVTVHANCCRTMRAKVADLKAVLGAAKQLNGTTGRLKWPRHSACLGSWRK, from the exons ATGGTGATCGGGCAAAAAAATGCGGAGGGTTCGATCCAACGGTCATGCCTACCCCGTCTGCTCTGCGCGCGGGAGCAGTACTCCGCATTGCTCCTTTTCGTGGCCGTGGCCGCCGTCTGCCTCCTCGTCGTGGTTGGCAGTGGCACATACGCGCTATCGTCTCCGGCCGACGTCGGCGGCGAGATGGAGCAGAGGTTCTTCAACATATTTCCTCGCCAAGCAGCG CAGGCCGGCGCCTCGGACGATGAACTGGAGGCGGCGCTGCGCGGCGCGGCCGACGCGAACAGGACGCTGATCGTGAGCGTGCTGAACAAGGCGTACGCCGAGGAGGGCGGCCTGCTGGACCTTTTCATCGAGAGCCTGAAGCAAGGGGAGGGCACCGGGCATCTCATCGGCCACGTCCTCCTTGTAGCCATGGACGAACCAGCCTTCCGCAGGTGCAGTGGCCTCGGCGGCGTCCGGTGCTACCTCCTTCCCCCGGCGGCCGCGACCAACAGCACCAACCTCTCCTCGGAGCAGCTCTACATGTCTGGCGGCTTCATACGCATGATGTGGCGGCGCATTCGCCTCCTCGGCGACATCCTCAAGCACGGCTACAGCTTCATATTCACC GATATGGATGTGATGTGGCTGAGGAACCCGTTCCCGAGCCTGAATCGCACCGAGGAGGAAGACCTCCTGATCAGCACCGACGGATTCAAGGGGCGGCCGGAGGACTACCTCGGCCACGAGCTCAACACGAGGTTCTTCTTCGTGGCCGCGAGCAACCGGACGGCGGCGATGTTCGACGAGTGGCACGCGGCACGGGAGGCGTCGGAAGGCATGAAGGAGCAGGACGTGCTAAACCAGATGAAGCAACAAGGCGCGTTCCGCCGGCTCGGCGTGAGGGTGCGCGTCCTGGACACGGCGCGCTTCAGCGGCTTCTGCCAGGACAGCCAGGACGCCCGGCAGGTGGTCACCGTGCACGCCAACTGCTGCCGGACCATGCGGGCCAAGGTCGCCGACCTCAAGGCCGTTCTTGGCGCCGCCAAGCAGCTCAACGGGACGACGGGGCGGCTGAAATGGCCGCGTCATTCAGCCTGCTTGGGATCGTGGAGGAAGTGA